In Bacteroidota bacterium, the following proteins share a genomic window:
- the mreC gene encoding rod shape-determining protein MreC, with protein sequence MYNLFRFFVRYHLFFLFLSLEVFCFYLIYRNNRYQHAAFINIANNMSGQVYETYSGVTDYLYLGKINDSLVVENAELRAQLLESQYDNRIDSGSVSDSSGKYIQQYKYLTARVIRNSVNQSSNLIYLNKGSLQGISKQMGVINANGIVGQVINVTDHYAVAMSVLSKDFKVSAKFKKNDYFGNLHWTGMQSNIAILEEIPKHVPVVVGDTIVTSGFSELFPRNIMIGTVKKMKAQADKNFLDITIALSTNFGNLSYVYIVNDLKKSELAKLDSSTVKHD encoded by the coding sequence GTGTATAATCTCTTTCGATTTTTCGTCCGCTACCATCTTTTCTTTCTTTTTCTCTCGCTGGAAGTTTTTTGTTTTTATCTTATTTATCGAAACAACCGCTATCAACACGCTGCATTTATCAATATAGCCAATAACATGAGCGGGCAGGTGTATGAAACTTATTCAGGAGTGACCGATTACCTATATCTTGGAAAAATAAACGACAGCCTAGTGGTCGAGAACGCTGAGCTTCGGGCTCAGCTGCTCGAATCTCAATATGATAATCGGATAGATTCTGGCAGCGTGAGCGATTCGAGTGGAAAATATATCCAGCAATACAAGTATTTGACAGCGCGGGTGATTCGCAATTCGGTCAATCAATCGTCCAATCTCATTTATCTTAATAAAGGAAGCCTTCAGGGAATTAGTAAACAAATGGGGGTGATCAATGCCAACGGGATTGTGGGACAGGTTATCAACGTGACCGATCACTATGCTGTAGCAATGAGTGTATTGAGTAAAGATTTTAAGGTAAGTGCTAAATTCAAAAAGAACGATTACTTCGGCAATCTACATTGGACCGGTATGCAGTCTAACATTGCTATTCTGGAAGAAATACCAAAGCATGTGCCGGTGGTGGTAGGTGATACTATTGTGACCAGCGGTTTCTCAGAGCTATTTCCAAGGAATATCATGATAGGGACGGTTAAAAAAATGAAAGCGCAGGCCGACAAAAACTTTCTCGACATTACCATCGCTCTTTCCACTAACTTTGGGAACCTAAGTTATGTCTATATCGTGAATGACCTGAAGAAAAGCGAATTGGC
- the purH gene encoding bifunctional phosphoribosylaminoimidazolecarboxamide formyltransferase/IMP cyclohydrolase: MQKQIKSALISVYYKDKLDLIVKELHHLGVKIYSTGGTQSFIEGLGIQVTAVENLTSYPSILGGRVKTLHPKVFGGILGRRDTESDRQEMKQYEIPEIDLVIVDLYPFEETLKAGKSADEIIEKIDIGGISLIRAAAKNFKDAIIVASKDDYSTLLELLQTKKGISDIDDRKKFATKAFMVSSHYDTRIFEYFNRDSGFDVFKKSELNGKVLRYGENPHQRGLFYGDLNEIFDILNGKELSYNNLVDVDASLSLLAEFDEPTVAIIKHTNSCGLASRNNITEAYKAAFACDTISAFGGIIAANRNIDLATAKEMNTLFFEVLMAPSFDEDALAVLKSKKNRIIIRLKKSDIRPQAKQYKSLLNGVLEQEADLKIEGQNEFKVATSQAPTKQEMADLAFAVKAVKHLKSNGIALVRNQQLVGMGCGQTSRVDALQGAIKKAKEFGFALNGAVMASDAFFPFPDCVAIAHEAGITAIAQPGGSIKDQDSVDAANKNNQAMVMTGIRHFRH; this comes from the coding sequence ATGCAAAAACAGATCAAATCAGCGCTCATCTCCGTTTATTATAAAGACAAGCTAGACCTGATTGTGAAGGAACTCCATCACCTTGGAGTCAAAATATATTCTACCGGTGGCACCCAGAGTTTCATTGAAGGATTGGGCATTCAGGTAACCGCTGTAGAGAATCTTACCTCCTACCCTTCTATTCTAGGTGGACGAGTAAAAACCCTTCACCCAAAGGTTTTTGGAGGAATTCTGGGAAGGAGGGATACGGAAAGTGACCGGCAGGAGATGAAGCAATATGAGATTCCTGAAATTGATTTAGTTATCGTGGACCTCTACCCATTTGAAGAGACGCTAAAGGCGGGGAAAAGTGCTGATGAGATTATCGAGAAAATAGACATCGGTGGCATCTCTCTGATTCGTGCCGCCGCAAAGAATTTTAAGGATGCCATCATCGTGGCTTCTAAAGATGATTACAGCACTTTGTTGGAATTGCTTCAAACTAAAAAAGGGATTTCGGATATAGACGACCGCAAGAAATTTGCCACTAAAGCCTTCATGGTTTCTTCTCATTATGACACCCGTATTTTTGAATATTTCAACCGCGATTCGGGCTTCGATGTTTTCAAGAAAAGCGAGCTGAATGGCAAGGTGCTTCGCTATGGAGAGAACCCACATCAGCGAGGCCTTTTCTATGGCGATTTGAACGAGATTTTCGACATTTTGAACGGAAAAGAATTATCCTACAACAACCTAGTGGATGTAGATGCTTCTTTGAGCCTGCTCGCTGAATTTGATGAGCCCACCGTAGCCATCATCAAGCACACCAATAGCTGCGGTCTGGCTTCGCGGAACAATATCACCGAAGCATACAAGGCCGCCTTTGCCTGCGATACAATTTCTGCCTTCGGTGGAATCATTGCTGCCAATCGCAATATTGATTTGGCAACTGCCAAAGAAATGAACACTCTTTTCTTTGAAGTGTTGATGGCTCCCTCATTCGATGAAGATGCTTTGGCTGTTTTAAAATCTAAGAAGAATAGAATTATTATCAGACTCAAGAAATCAGACATAAGACCTCAGGCAAAACAATACAAGAGTTTGTTGAACGGCGTTTTGGAACAAGAAGCTGATTTAAAGATTGAAGGTCAAAATGAATTCAAGGTAGCTACTTCACAAGCCCCTACCAAACAGGAAATGGCGGATTTGGCTTTTGCGGTAAAAGCGGTGAAGCATCTTAAATCCAACGGTATTGCTCTGGTGAGGAATCAGCAATTGGTTGGCATGGGCTGCGGACAAACCTCTCGTGTAGATGCCCTGCAAGGCGCGATCAAAAAGGCCAAGGAATTTGGATTTGCCCTGAATGGCGCGGTCATGGCCAGCGATGCTTTCTTTCCATTTCCGGATTGTGTAGCTATTGCCCACGAGGCGGGCATCACCGCCATTGCCCAACCGGGAGGCAGTATCAAGGATCAGGATTCGGTGGATGCGGCCAACAAAAACAATCAAGCGATGGTGATGACCGGGATCCGGCATTTTAGGCATTGA
- a CDS encoding rod shape-determining protein gives MALFNFLTQEIAIDLGTANTLIVHNDKVVVDEPSIVAIDRRTDKVIAVGQRAMQMHEKTHENIKTVRPLKDGVIADFRAAESMIREMINMIYDKKKPLFPPRYRMVICIPSGITEVEKRAVKDSAEQAGGQEVKMIHEPMAAAIGIGIDVEEPNGNMIIDIGGGTTEIAVIALSGIVCDQSIRVAGDEFTLDIVDYMRRQHNMLIGERTAEKIKIHVGSALTDLDTPPDDFAVNGRDLMTGIPKQIIVSYSEIAHAIDKSISKIEEAILKALETTPPELAADIFKTGLYLTGGGALLRGLDKRISQKTKLPVHVAEDPLRAVVRGTGIALKNIDRFTFLMDD, from the coding sequence ATGGCTTTGTTTAATTTTTTAACCCAGGAAATCGCCATAGACTTAGGCACGGCGAACACACTGATTGTTCACAACGACAAAGTGGTGGTGGATGAGCCTTCTATAGTGGCTATTGATCGGCGCACCGATAAAGTGATTGCCGTAGGGCAACGCGCGATGCAGATGCATGAAAAAACGCATGAGAACATCAAGACGGTTCGTCCGTTGAAGGACGGGGTGATTGCCGATTTCCGTGCAGCGGAAAGCATGATACGGGAAATGATCAATATGATCTATGATAAGAAGAAGCCACTATTTCCGCCACGCTATCGAATGGTGATTTGTATTCCATCAGGCATTACCGAGGTAGAGAAACGCGCGGTGAAAGATTCGGCAGAACAGGCAGGAGGGCAAGAAGTAAAAATGATTCATGAGCCCATGGCCGCCGCCATTGGAATCGGTATTGATGTGGAAGAGCCCAACGGCAACATGATCATTGATATTGGCGGTGGAACAACCGAGATTGCGGTGATTGCCCTTTCAGGAATTGTGTGTGACCAATCTATTCGCGTAGCAGGTGATGAATTTACTTTGGATATTGTGGACTATATGCGTCGTCAGCACAACATGCTGATTGGCGAAAGAACGGCTGAAAAGATTAAAATCCATGTAGGATCTGCTTTGACTGATTTGGATACTCCGCCCGATGATTTTGCGGTGAATGGTCGCGATTTGATGACCGGTATTCCAAAACAGATTATTGTATCGTATTCAGAAATCGCACATGCCATTGACAAGTCTATTTCAAAAATTGAAGAAGCAATTTTGAAAGCGTTAGAAACTACACCACCGGAATTGGCGGCTGATATTTTTAAAACCGGTTTATACCTCACCGGTGGAGGTGCGTTATTGCGCGGCCTTGATAAACGGATTAGTCAAAAAACGAAATTACCGGTTCATGTAGCAGAAGACCCCCTACGGGCGGTAGTGCGTGGAACAGGTATCGCACTCAAGAACATTGACCGGTTCACTTTCCTAATGGATGATTAA